From the Paenibacillus sp. FSL H8-0548 genome, one window contains:
- the recO gene encoding DNA repair protein RecO gives MLYRVEGIVIRSMDYGEGNKIVTLLTKTNGKAGVLIRGAKKVKSKHSSLAQPFTYGEFTYFRTSGLGTLNHGEIIESHHVLREKLDLAAYSSYVAELTDRSLQDDEPTGFHFEQLKACLAALQEGKDAQIVTHLYEMRILDLSGYAPALDECVSCGNVVGPFKLSPYSGGILCSRCTGKDPHAVLLSDGAYKLLRLFRRMDMRRLGSIQVKPETKEELKKIMRKQMDTHLGLQLKSRNFLDQLDKLM, from the coding sequence ATGTTATATCGTGTCGAAGGAATTGTTATTCGAAGTATGGATTATGGTGAAGGCAACAAAATTGTGACATTACTCACGAAAACAAACGGAAAAGCCGGAGTGCTGATCCGCGGCGCCAAAAAAGTGAAAAGCAAGCATTCCTCACTCGCACAGCCATTTACATATGGAGAGTTCACTTATTTTCGCACTAGCGGACTCGGTACACTTAATCATGGTGAGATTATTGAATCTCACCATGTTTTGCGTGAAAAGCTTGATCTGGCAGCTTATTCATCGTATGTAGCAGAGCTGACCGATCGTTCTTTGCAGGACGATGAGCCTACCGGCTTCCATTTTGAGCAGCTCAAAGCCTGCCTAGCAGCGCTGCAAGAAGGGAAGGATGCCCAAATTGTTACTCATCTATACGAGATGCGTATTCTGGATTTGTCGGGTTATGCGCCTGCGCTCGATGAGTGTGTAAGCTGTGGCAACGTTGTAGGTCCGTTTAAGCTCTCTCCTTATTCAGGAGGGATATTATGCTCAAGATGTACTGGCAAAGACCCTCATGCCGTTCTGCTGAGCGATGGAGCATACAAGCTGCTTCGGCTTTTTCGCCGAATGGATATGAGAAGGCTAGGCTCCATCCAAGTTAAGCCGGAGACTAAAGAAGAGCTTAAGAAGATTATGCGCAAGCAGATGGATACTCATTTGGGTTTGCAGCTGAAATCACGTAATTTTCTAGATCAATTAGACAAGCTGATGTAA
- a CDS encoding YqzL family protein: MRNFSWKYFTLTGDVESFMLYKEMTQFGAESGSAQLTQEHDELAMMDVEDTSS, from the coding sequence ATGCGGAATTTTTCGTGGAAGTATTTTACGTTGACCGGGGATGTCGAGTCCTTCATGCTTTATAAGGAAATGACACAGTTTGGAGCAGAAAGCGGCTCAGCCCAATTAACTCAGGAGCATGATGAGCTCGCCATGATGGATGTGGAAGACACCTCTAGCTGA
- the era gene encoding GTPase Era — MNRNTTNDRDSKKFRSGFVAIIGRPNVGKSTLMNHLIGQKIAIMSDKPQTTRNKIHGVYTTNDTQIVFLDTPGIHKPQSKLGNYMMQTAESALREVEAALFLIDASEGLGGGDRFIIEQLKKVKTPVFLVMNKIDKVEPEQLLPMITQYNALHEFAEIIPISALKGNNVETLLEQLTRYLPEGPQYYPADQITDHPEQFVCSELIREKILHMTREEIPHSIAVTIEDMRVKENGVVYIGAVIFVERDSQKGIIIGKKGELLKEVGKQARKDIEALLGSRIYLELWVKVKKDWRNQERVLKDLGYRND; from the coding sequence ATGAATCGAAATACTACAAATGATCGTGACAGCAAAAAATTCCGTTCGGGCTTTGTGGCAATAATCGGAAGACCAAACGTTGGAAAATCAACGCTTATGAATCATTTAATTGGTCAGAAAATTGCGATTATGTCCGACAAGCCGCAGACGACACGGAATAAAATTCATGGTGTATATACGACAAACGATACACAAATCGTTTTTCTGGATACGCCAGGTATTCACAAGCCGCAATCCAAGCTTGGCAATTATATGATGCAGACAGCAGAGAGCGCGCTTAGAGAGGTTGAGGCTGCGCTGTTTTTGATTGATGCATCAGAGGGCCTAGGCGGAGGAGACCGCTTTATTATTGAGCAGCTTAAGAAGGTGAAAACGCCTGTTTTTCTGGTCATGAACAAAATTGACAAGGTAGAGCCTGAACAGCTGCTGCCGATGATTACGCAATATAATGCGCTGCACGAGTTTGCCGAAATCATTCCGATTTCTGCTCTTAAAGGCAATAATGTAGAAACGCTGCTCGAGCAGCTGACTCGTTATTTGCCAGAAGGACCGCAATATTATCCTGCGGATCAGATTACGGATCATCCGGAGCAATTTGTATGCTCGGAGCTTATTCGCGAGAAAATTTTGCACATGACCCGTGAAGAAATTCCCCATTCCATTGCTGTTACGATTGAGGATATGCGCGTGAAGGAAAACGGCGTAGTCTATATCGGTGCAGTTATTTTTGTCGAGCGTGACTCTCAGAAAGGGATAATCATCGGCAAAAAAGGAGAATTACTAAAGGAAGTCGGTAAACAGGCACGTAAGGATATCGAAGCTTTGCTTGGCTCGCGCATTTATTTGGAGCTGTGGGTAAAAGTGAAAAAAGACTGGCGCAACCAAGAGCGAGTGCTGAAGGATCTTGGCTATCGGAATGATTAG
- the cdd gene encoding cytidine deaminase: MGYEGLSNAYAELLYAAKEAMSRAYVPYSNFQVGAALLDNEGHVHFGCNVENAAYGPTNCAERTALFRAVADGKRPGQFQAIAVIGDTEGPIAPCGICRQVLVELCAPDMPVIMGNLSGKWAISTVSDLLPGAFTPATLDYRES; the protein is encoded by the coding sequence ATGGGCTACGAAGGTTTATCCAATGCTTATGCAGAGCTGCTGTATGCAGCAAAGGAAGCGATGTCTCGTGCGTACGTACCCTATTCCAACTTTCAAGTCGGTGCGGCGCTGCTGGACAATGAAGGACATGTTCATTTTGGCTGCAACGTAGAAAATGCAGCATATGGACCAACCAACTGTGCGGAGCGAACTGCTTTATTTCGGGCTGTTGCTGACGGAAAGCGGCCAGGCCAGTTTCAAGCTATTGCCGTCATCGGTGATACGGAAGGACCAATAGCGCCTTGCGGCATTTGTCGACAGGTTTTAGTTGAGCTTTGTGCACCAGACATGCCCGTTATTATGGGTAATTTAAGCGGGAAATGGGCGATATCGACCGTTTCAGACTTACTGCCGGGAGCCTTTACTCCGGCAACACTAGATTATAGGGAGAGTTAA
- a CDS encoding diacylglycerol kinase family protein produces MIKFIRSFAVAVAGIGFSLRTQSHMRFHAAAAIVACCLGFIVSLQPLEWAIILLAIAVVISAEMINTAVEQAVNLASPNIHPVAKVAKDVAAGAVLFAAIISAIIGLLILGPPLWDIVFK; encoded by the coding sequence ATGATTAAGTTTATCCGGAGCTTCGCAGTTGCAGTGGCAGGGATTGGTTTTTCTTTACGTACACAAAGTCATATGCGTTTTCATGCCGCAGCAGCCATAGTCGCGTGCTGCCTAGGGTTTATCGTATCGCTTCAGCCGCTGGAATGGGCGATCATTTTGTTAGCTATTGCGGTAGTTATTAGCGCAGAAATGATCAATACGGCTGTAGAGCAAGCGGTGAACCTTGCCAGTCCAAACATTCATCCGGTAGCTAAAGTTGCGAAGGACGTTGCTGCTGGAGCTGTTTTATTTGCGGCAATAATTTCAGCAATCATAGGGCTGCTCATTCTTGGGCCGCCATTATGGGATATCGTTTTCAAATAA
- the ybeY gene encoding rRNA maturation RNase YbeY, with protein MSLQLDWSNEQQKLEIPEAWITKLEQLLQLAGEAEGMTDGDVSLTFTNDEEIHQLNREYRGIDRPTDVLSFAMQDDGVEELDIIFEVESEDELDPISGMLGDIIISVDTALAQSEEYGHSLEREIGFLFVHGFLHLIGYDHQDDVTEAEMTAKQEAILQQAGLTR; from the coding sequence ATGAGCTTACAGCTAGATTGGAGCAATGAACAGCAAAAGCTGGAAATACCTGAGGCTTGGATAACAAAATTAGAGCAATTGCTCCAGCTTGCTGGTGAAGCAGAGGGTATGACCGATGGAGATGTATCACTCACATTTACGAATGATGAGGAAATTCATCAGCTAAATCGCGAATATCGTGGAATCGATCGTCCGACTGACGTGCTGTCCTTCGCGATGCAGGATGACGGGGTAGAGGAGCTCGACATTATTTTTGAGGTCGAAAGCGAAGATGAGCTTGACCCGATTTCCGGTATGCTGGGAGATATTATTATAAGTGTTGATACGGCACTGGCTCAGAGTGAAGAGTATGGTCACTCCTTGGAGAGAGAAATCGGATTTTTGTTCGTGCATGGCTTTCTGCATTTAATTGGCTATGATCATCAGGATGACGTGACGGAAGCTGAAATGACTGCTAAGCAAGAGGCGATATTGCAGCAGGCCGGCCTCACTCGTTAA
- a CDS encoding HDIG domain-containing metalloprotein translates to MSQNQTGKQGNLRPSKMTGWKQSAAVRWVLMFMFVLLFYFSLAPHLVPETYDIEEGAVSEKDIKAPFQIKDEKATRQAEEDAADKIDVIYSIVPLRNEALVEQIFMRIEQLNMDDQVTLQNKIDIYRNEIPGRYSEYIESFVKLNKGKGTYNETLLDEMAIIANEQEYTIPEETFYKMPNLSSETLTEMRNVARDIVRKLTGEQLREAETARTQVAELVNASTLTSRTSREIVQELARFAIMPNKFLDKAATDEAKVQAKQNTTPVVIKEGELIVKRGQTITPDLYKLLVDSSLLQDKKNYWPQMGLLIMSLIFVVFLYAYLHQSGSINGLKPKYNNASLLMLWLIFLINLITIQIISLTQTDAAPYAGYLAPAALGAMLITLLLDIHLAMISSIIFSIMGSIILNTGQNQIFDFQYGFVIIVVSFAAIFSIHRASQRSTILKAGIMVSLFGTLTVMSILLLSEQLERVAFIYSAAFAFASGLITAVLVIGLMPFFEITFGILSALKLVELSNPNHPLLRKLLTETPGTYHHSVMVGNLSEAAAEAIGADGLLCRVGSYYHDIGKTKRPNYFIENQTNIENPHDTIDPKLSKSIIVAHARDGVDMLKSHNIPKPIRDIAEQHHGTTSLKFFYYKAVKQAEEQGIEPAFTEDDFRYPGPKAQSKEAAVVGISDCVEAAVRSLRNPTVEQVEAMIHKIIKSRLDDNQYNECDLTLKELDRIAQSLKESVVGVFHSRIEYPEDVKTKENLG, encoded by the coding sequence ATGAGCCAAAACCAGACCGGAAAACAGGGGAACTTGCGTCCGTCTAAGATGACGGGCTGGAAGCAGAGTGCAGCCGTTCGCTGGGTGCTGATGTTTATGTTTGTGCTGCTATTCTATTTCAGCTTAGCTCCGCATCTCGTTCCTGAAACTTATGATATCGAGGAGGGCGCGGTTAGCGAGAAGGATATTAAAGCGCCCTTCCAAATTAAAGACGAGAAAGCGACGAGGCAAGCGGAAGAGGATGCCGCTGACAAAATCGACGTTATTTATTCCATCGTACCGCTTCGCAATGAAGCCTTGGTTGAGCAAATATTTATGCGTATTGAGCAATTGAATATGGACGATCAAGTGACGCTACAAAATAAAATAGATATTTACAGAAACGAAATTCCTGGGCGCTACTCCGAATACATTGAAAGTTTTGTCAAGCTTAACAAGGGCAAAGGCACTTACAATGAAACATTGCTTGATGAAATGGCAATTATTGCTAATGAGCAGGAATATACGATTCCGGAAGAAACCTTTTACAAAATGCCGAATTTATCGTCCGAAACGTTAACCGAGATGCGAAATGTAGCTCGGGATATTGTGCGTAAGCTGACGGGAGAGCAGCTTCGCGAAGCGGAGACCGCTCGAACGCAAGTAGCTGAGCTTGTTAATGCAAGCACGCTGACTAGCCGGACAAGCAGGGAAATTGTGCAGGAGCTGGCTAGATTTGCGATAATGCCAAATAAATTTTTGGATAAAGCTGCAACTGACGAAGCGAAAGTGCAAGCGAAGCAAAATACAACGCCCGTTGTTATTAAGGAGGGTGAGCTGATCGTTAAGCGCGGTCAGACCATTACACCTGATTTGTACAAGCTGCTAGTGGATTCTTCCCTCCTGCAGGATAAGAAAAATTACTGGCCGCAGATGGGACTTCTCATCATGTCTCTCATATTTGTTGTCTTCCTGTATGCTTACTTGCATCAGTCGGGCAGCATAAATGGACTAAAGCCAAAGTACAACAACGCATCGCTTCTTATGCTGTGGCTGATTTTTCTAATAAACCTTATTACGATTCAAATTATTTCGTTAACTCAAACCGATGCTGCGCCATATGCCGGCTACCTAGCTCCAGCTGCTTTAGGCGCGATGCTGATCACGCTGCTGCTTGATATCCATCTTGCAATGATCAGCTCGATTATATTTTCGATTATGGGAAGCATTATATTAAATACAGGACAGAATCAAATCTTCGATTTCCAATATGGATTTGTCATTATTGTCGTTTCGTTTGCTGCGATCTTCTCCATACACCGAGCAAGTCAGCGATCAACGATACTAAAGGCAGGCATTATGGTAAGCTTGTTTGGCACCTTGACTGTCATGTCGATCTTGCTGCTCTCAGAGCAGCTGGAGCGTGTAGCATTTATCTACTCTGCCGCATTTGCTTTTGCCAGTGGATTGATAACAGCAGTGCTCGTTATCGGCTTGATGCCATTCTTTGAAATTACGTTCGGTATATTGTCCGCGCTTAAGCTGGTGGAGCTCTCTAATCCGAACCATCCGCTGCTGCGCAAGCTTCTTACCGAGACACCTGGGACTTATCACCACAGTGTAATGGTTGGCAATTTGTCGGAGGCAGCAGCAGAAGCGATCGGAGCTGACGGATTATTATGCCGTGTAGGCTCGTATTATCATGATATTGGCAAGACGAAGCGGCCGAATTATTTTATTGAAAATCAGACGAATATCGAGAATCCACATGATACGATAGATCCGAAGCTCAGCAAGTCTATTATTGTCGCACATGCAAGAGACGGTGTGGATATGCTTAAGAGCCATAATATTCCGAAGCCGATTCGAGATATTGCTGAGCAGCATCACGGTACAACCTCGTTGAAATTCTTTTATTACAAAGCAGTCAAGCAAGCCGAGGAGCAAGGCATTGAGCCAGCCTTCACAGAGGATGATTTCCGTTATCCTGGACCCAAGGCGCAGTCGAAGGAAGCGGCAGTCGTCGGTATTTCCGATTGCGTGGAGGCAGCGGTTCGCAGCTTGCGCAACCCCACGGTTGAGCAGGTAGAGGCGATGATTCACAAAATTATTAAGAGCAGACTTGATGATAATCAATACAATGAATGTGATTTGACGCTGAAGGAGCTAGACAGAATTGCGCAGTCACTCAAGGAAAGTGTAGTTGGCGTATTTCATTCACGCATTGAATATCCGGAAGATGTGAAAACAAAGGAGAATTTAGGATGA
- a CDS encoding PhoH family protein produces the protein MQIETKVIKIPIGNAAEGLAVLGPQDNFLRLIQSQVESSVTSREAEIVISGPSAEVDSLEQLYNVLLQLVRGGYKPSERDVSYALELARTMQAEELLDLFKKEITTTYRGKPIRVKTIGQRHYVKTIKKKDVVFGIGPAGTGKTYLAVVLAVAALKEGSVKRIVLTRPAVEAGENLGFLPGDLQEKVDPYLRPLYDALHDVLGPDQTVKAIERGMIEIAPLAYMRGRTLDDAFIILDEAQNTTPEQMKMFLTRLGFSSKMVITGDVTQIDLPRGKNSGLIEAQRILKNIEEIGIILFSEQDVVRHSLVQKIIVAYNWDAENKA, from the coding sequence TTGCAAATTGAGACGAAAGTAATAAAGATACCGATAGGCAACGCAGCAGAAGGTCTTGCTGTACTTGGGCCACAAGACAATTTTTTGCGTCTTATTCAATCGCAAGTAGAATCATCTGTTACGTCGCGTGAAGCAGAAATAGTCATTTCAGGTCCTTCTGCTGAGGTTGATTCGCTAGAGCAGCTTTACAATGTGTTATTGCAGCTCGTTCGCGGCGGCTATAAGCCATCGGAGAGAGATGTGTCATATGCACTTGAGCTAGCAAGAACAATGCAGGCAGAAGAGCTGCTTGACTTGTTTAAGAAAGAGATTACGACGACCTATCGAGGAAAGCCGATAAGAGTGAAGACGATTGGGCAGCGCCATTATGTGAAGACGATCAAGAAGAAGGATGTCGTGTTCGGTATAGGTCCAGCGGGAACAGGAAAAACGTATTTGGCCGTTGTGCTTGCAGTTGCCGCGCTTAAAGAAGGCTCCGTCAAACGAATTGTATTAACTAGACCTGCTGTTGAGGCGGGCGAAAATCTTGGTTTTTTGCCAGGTGATTTGCAAGAGAAGGTAGATCCGTATTTGCGGCCCTTATATGATGCACTGCATGACGTGCTCGGACCTGATCAGACGGTGAAGGCCATTGAGCGGGGGATGATCGAGATTGCGCCGCTTGCCTATATGCGCGGACGGACGCTCGATGATGCCTTTATTATTTTGGATGAAGCACAGAATACAACACCGGAGCAAATGAAAATGTTTTTGACTAGACTGGGCTTTAGCTCGAAAATGGTCATTACAGGAGACGTTACACAAATCGATTTGCCTAGAGGCAAGAACTCGGGCTTGATTGAAGCGCAGCGTATTTTAAAGAACATCGAAGAGATAGGCATCATTCTATTCTCTGAGCAAGATGTCGTCCGCCATTCATTAGTTCAAAAAATTATTGTAGCCTATAACTGGGATGCTGAAAACAAAGCCTAG
- the yqfD gene encoding sporulation protein YqfD: MSGKGADWLKGMVTVHIRGGEPEELVNKALAGGLQLSSIRWTSSGLLEFELSVSDFFGLRAYLKETGCRAHVIERKGLPFLLVRAERRKLFAGGIVLFFALIFMLSSLVWSIEVQGNTKLSEDQILLAAREEGLYPMQWAFRLTDTDVLSKQLVRKLPGSTWVGVEKKGTKIIIQVVESTIPEQASLQTPRHLVASSDAVVTEIIAEAGRPVVKKNTRVKKNQILISGTIGGEEFSRTVVARGNVRGLVWYEFEVYSPLVQHVKVYTGEQKTKWFAVIGSRALQVSGFGKSSYTASETIRHEEKVSWRSWSLPIGRMKESVMETRLEDRTLTEEEARSIGILQAKADVLSKAGSDAVIRDEIVLHEKADNGKVYMKVLFEVEQSIVKEMPLVQMQGE; encoded by the coding sequence TTGAGCGGAAAAGGTGCAGATTGGTTAAAAGGAATGGTTACTGTTCATATAAGGGGAGGAGAACCGGAGGAGCTGGTAAATAAAGCTCTTGCTGGTGGTTTGCAGCTGTCTTCTATTCGTTGGACAAGCAGCGGTTTGCTAGAGTTTGAGCTTTCGGTCAGTGACTTTTTTGGTCTTCGCGCGTATTTAAAGGAGACAGGCTGCCGGGCGCATGTTATAGAACGAAAAGGGCTGCCGTTTCTACTCGTAAGAGCAGAGCGAAGAAAGCTGTTTGCGGGTGGAATTGTCTTGTTCTTTGCATTAATCTTCATGCTTTCATCGCTCGTTTGGAGCATAGAGGTTCAAGGCAATACAAAGCTAAGCGAGGATCAAATTTTATTGGCTGCGAGGGAAGAGGGCTTGTACCCGATGCAATGGGCGTTCCGTCTAACGGATACAGATGTGCTGTCTAAGCAGCTAGTCCGCAAGCTCCCAGGCTCTACATGGGTTGGGGTGGAGAAGAAGGGTACTAAAATTATTATTCAAGTTGTTGAATCGACGATACCTGAGCAAGCATCACTGCAAACACCGCGTCATTTGGTCGCATCCTCGGATGCGGTAGTAACTGAAATTATTGCTGAGGCCGGTCGTCCGGTCGTCAAAAAAAATACGAGGGTGAAAAAAAACCAAATCTTGATTTCGGGAACGATCGGCGGAGAAGAATTTTCTCGCACGGTCGTTGCTAGAGGGAATGTACGCGGGCTCGTCTGGTATGAATTCGAGGTTTATTCCCCGCTGGTTCAGCATGTGAAGGTTTACACGGGCGAACAAAAAACAAAATGGTTTGCGGTTATCGGCTCCAGAGCGCTGCAGGTGAGCGGCTTCGGGAAAAGCTCTTACACCGCATCTGAAACTATTCGACATGAGGAGAAGGTATCGTGGCGCAGCTGGTCACTGCCTATCGGGCGAATGAAAGAATCTGTCATGGAGACTCGCTTAGAGGATCGAACATTGACAGAGGAGGAAGCGCGGAGCATAGGCATTTTGCAGGCAAAAGCGGATGTACTCTCAAAAGCTGGCAGCGATGCGGTCATACGAGATGAAATTGTTTTGCATGAAAAGGCGGACAATGGTAAAGTTTATATGAAAGTTCTTTTTGAGGTCGAGCAATCTATCGTTAAGGAAATGCCACTAGTCCAGATGCAGGGAGAATGA
- the yqfC gene encoding sporulation protein YqfC has translation MRRIKKKFRKITAELLDMPHDVVFDLPRLTMIGDCQLYIENHRGVVHFSSERLRLALSKGQLEVIGSSLVIRTIWTEEVFVEGQISSIQLIP, from the coding sequence ATGCGTCGTATAAAAAAGAAATTTCGAAAAATAACAGCAGAGCTGCTCGATATGCCGCATGATGTCGTATTTGATTTGCCTCGTCTAACGATGATTGGGGATTGTCAATTATATATCGAAAACCATCGCGGCGTCGTTCATTTCTCAAGTGAACGTTTGAGATTAGCTTTAAGCAAAGGGCAGCTTGAGGTCATCGGAAGCTCACTGGTGATTCGTACCATTTGGACGGAGGAAGTGTTTGTGGAAGGTCAAATTTCGAGCATTCAGTTGATTCCATAG
- the floA gene encoding flotillin-like protein FloA (flotillin-like protein involved in membrane lipid rafts), protein MDPLVSFLILAVVVIVVLSVFLSFFPIMLWISALASGVRVSIITLVAMRLRRVVPSRIVNPLIKATKAGLGLNINQLESHFLAGGNVDRVVNALIAAQRANIPLIFERAAAIDLAGRDVLQAVQMSVNPRVIETPTVAAVAKDGIEVKVKARVTVRANIDRLVGGAGEETIIARVGEGIVTTVGSANSHKDVLENPDMISRTVLGKGLDAGTAFEILSIDIADVDVGKNIGAHLQTEQAEADKKIAQAKAEERRAMAVAHEQEMKAKVVEMEARVVESESQVPLAMAEALRTGKIGVMDYLNLKNIEADTQMRNTIGNQEGSTDHKDGR, encoded by the coding sequence ATGGATCCATTAGTTTCTTTTCTAATTTTAGCTGTTGTCGTTATAGTCGTTCTGTCTGTATTTCTTAGTTTTTTCCCGATTATGCTTTGGATATCTGCACTTGCATCGGGTGTTCGTGTAAGTATTATTACACTTGTAGCGATGCGTTTGCGCCGCGTAGTCCCAAGCAGAATCGTCAATCCCTTGATCAAAGCTACAAAAGCAGGTCTTGGCTTAAATATAAACCAGCTCGAGAGTCACTTCCTTGCTGGTGGTAACGTTGACCGTGTAGTAAATGCATTGATTGCTGCGCAGCGCGCAAACATTCCTCTCATATTCGAGCGTGCGGCTGCGATTGATTTGGCTGGACGTGATGTGCTGCAAGCAGTACAAATGAGCGTTAACCCAAGAGTGATCGAGACGCCAACCGTTGCTGCAGTAGCGAAGGACGGTATTGAAGTTAAGGTTAAGGCACGAGTAACCGTGCGTGCCAATATTGATCGTCTCGTCGGCGGTGCCGGTGAAGAAACGATAATTGCCCGTGTTGGTGAGGGTATTGTAACGACAGTAGGTTCTGCGAATTCTCACAAAGATGTCCTTGAAAATCCAGATATGATTTCACGTACCGTTCTAGGCAAAGGTCTTGACGCTGGTACAGCTTTTGAAATCTTATCGATCGATATTGCGGATGTGGATGTAGGCAAAAACATCGGTGCACATCTGCAAACAGAGCAAGCCGAAGCAGATAAGAAAATTGCGCAGGCAAAAGCGGAAGAGCGTCGCGCGATGGCCGTTGCACACGAGCAGGAAATGAAAGCGAAGGTCGTAGAGATGGAAGCTCGAGTTGTGGAATCGGAATCACAGGTTCCGCTTGCAATGGCTGAAGCTCTTAGAACTGGGAAAATTGGTGTAATGGACTACCTTAACTTGAAAAACATCGAGGCTGACACCCAAATGCGCAATACTATCGGCAATCAGGAAGGCTCCACTGACCACAAAGATGGACGCTAA
- a CDS encoding nodulation protein NfeD: MNRLRRRLSAAPIAWLAAIILVTFAGCFGAPSEQAKAASDTGPAVYVIPVKQTVESGLQSFLERAYKEAEEAKAEHVILVINTLGGKVVNAESIGHFIRESKIPTTAFVEGKAVSAGTYIALNADNIVMQPGSTIGAAAVVDGSGRLLEDPKTISFWTSEMSESAGLQGRDKNIAAAMVDINVSLDLKDKIGRDKQKGEILSLTASEAEKVGYSEHTAASVDEVVKWLGLEDRTQIEVTPSLAEQTARWLVNPVVMTVLLILGIAGVIIEMLIPGFGVPGIVGILSFGLYFFGHYVAGFAGMESVVLFVIGIALLIIEIFVPSFGILGILGSAALVAGVVTAASDPMTAFISIVIALVAAIILISIYVRMNRTKGIWNKFILRDKLTTEQGYLSADVKDSLLGLEGTTITPLRPAGTVQIGDNRVDVVTSGEFVDANRKVKVVKAEGTWVVVKEIV, translated from the coding sequence ATGAATCGATTGCGAAGAAGATTGTCCGCCGCTCCTATTGCCTGGCTCGCAGCAATCATTCTGGTTACGTTTGCAGGCTGTTTTGGCGCACCATCGGAGCAAGCGAAAGCAGCAAGCGACACTGGACCTGCTGTCTATGTCATTCCCGTTAAACAGACGGTTGAATCGGGTCTTCAATCTTTTTTGGAGAGAGCCTATAAAGAGGCTGAGGAAGCAAAAGCAGAGCATGTCATACTTGTCATTAATACACTTGGCGGGAAAGTTGTAAACGCTGAGAGTATTGGTCATTTTATTAGGGAGAGCAAAATTCCGACAACAGCGTTTGTTGAAGGGAAAGCGGTATCAGCAGGTACTTATATTGCACTAAATGCTGACAATATCGTCATGCAGCCAGGCAGTACGATTGGTGCTGCGGCAGTTGTTGATGGATCAGGCCGGCTGTTGGAGGATCCGAAAACAATTTCCTTTTGGACCTCTGAGATGAGTGAATCCGCTGGATTGCAAGGGCGAGACAAGAACATCGCCGCAGCGATGGTTGATATTAACGTTTCCTTGGATCTGAAGGATAAGATTGGCAGAGACAAGCAGAAGGGTGAAATACTATCCTTGACTGCAAGTGAAGCGGAGAAGGTAGGCTATTCCGAGCATACTGCAGCTTCGGTTGATGAAGTCGTGAAATGGCTGGGTCTTGAAGACCGAACGCAGATTGAGGTTACGCCCTCACTTGCAGAACAAACAGCGAGGTGGCTAGTAAACCCTGTCGTTATGACCGTACTGCTTATACTCGGTATCGCGGGTGTTATTATTGAAATGCTCATTCCAGGCTTTGGTGTTCCAGGCATCGTTGGGATATTGTCATTCGGACTGTATTTCTTCGGTCATTACGTTGCTGGATTTGCCGGTATGGAGTCAGTTGTTTTGTTCGTAATCGGTATTGCCTTACTCATTATCGAGATATTTGTCCCAAGCTTCGGCATATTAGGAATTCTGGGTAGCGCGGCATTAGTAGCAGGTGTGGTTACTGCGGCGTCTGATCCTATGACTGCGTTTATCTCTATCGTAATCGCGTTAGTAGCGGCGATTATTCTAATCTCCATCTATGTAAGGATGAACAGAACGAAGGGGATTTGGAACAAGTTCATTTTGCGTGATAAACTAACAACGGAGCAAGGCTACCTGTCCGCTGATGTGAAGGATTCATTGCTTGGGCTGGAGGGTACAACCATTACTCCGCTTCGTCCCGCTGGAACCGTACAAATCGGAGATAACCGCGTTGATGTTGTCACTTCTGGTGAATTCGTTGATGCGAATCGCAAGGTAAAGGTCGTTAAGGCAGAAGGTACTTGGGTAGTCGTTAAAGAAATTGTTTAG